Proteins encoded in a region of the Ptychodera flava strain L36383 chromosome 4, AS_Pfla_20210202, whole genome shotgun sequence genome:
- the LOC139131018 gene encoding uncharacterized protein SYNPCC7002_A1628-like, translating into MVHTVLIKVHRTLLSKHSVNSKLKCVRLVSQVTKDKTRRGLPIVHHEGYVSHLPPDHRFKMRKFERLFYYLLKDNVIDRKQVWKPERVSRKVLIETVHTQEYIDDFFSGQIGVKEQKKTGFEWSRGLVSRCRYETGGTLLAVEAALQYGLACSTGGGTHHAFPSHGSGFCLINDMAVAARYFILRNRVSKVLIVDLDVHQGDGTAFIFADDPNVFTFSVHCGKNFPLHKQKSDLDVSLENGVGDDEYMEEIGKWLPLILETFRPDLVIYDAGVDPHQKDALGNLNLTDAGLFHRDYWVMDRVLSHGVPCACVIGGGYSKDLDELSLRHTILHRAATKVWTDRGM; encoded by the exons ATGGTGCACACCGTGCTAATAAAAGTTCACAGAACTCTGCTTTCAAAGCACAGTGTGAACAGCAAGTTAAAGTGTGTACGACTTGTTTCTCAG GTAACCAAAGACAAGACTCGCCGAGGTCTACCCATTGTCCACCATGAGGGGTATGTTTCCCATCTACCCCCAGACCACAGATTCAAAATGAGGAAGTTTGAAAGACTCTTCTATTATTTACTGAAAGACAACGTCATTGACAGGAAGCAAGTGTGGAAACCAGAGAGAGTCAGCAGAAAAGTCTTGATTGAAACTGTTCACACACAAGAGTACATAGATGATTTTTTCAGTGGTCAGATTGGTGTCAAGGAACAGAAGAAGACGGGATTTGAATGGAGCAGAGGGCTTGTCAGTCGGTGCAGATACGAGACAG GGGGTACACTCCTAGCAGTTGAAGCTGCATTGCAGTATGGTCTAGCTTGCAGTACAGGCGGTGGAACACACCACGCTTTCCCTTCACATGGCTCAGGGTTCTGCCTCATCAACGACATGGCTGTCGCTGCCAGATACTTCATACTCAGGAACAgagtctcaaaagttttaataGTTGATCTTGATGTTCATCAG GGCGATGGCACTGCATTCATTTTTGCAGATGATCCAAACGTCTTCACATTTTCCGTTCACTGTGGTAAGAACTTTCCTCTCCACAAGCAAAAGAGTGATTTGGACGTCAGCCTGGAGAATGGTGTTGGAGACGACGAATACATGGAAGAGATTGGCAAGTGGCTGCCGTTGATACTCGAAACTTTTAGACCGGACCTGGTCATCTACGACGCCGGAGTTGACCCACATCAGAAGGATGCACTGGGCAACCTTAACCTCACTGACGCTG GATTATTCCATAGGGATTACTGGGTCATGGACAGAGTTCTCTCCCATGGAGTGCCATGTGCTTGTGTCATTGGTGGCGGATATTCCAAGGATCTGGATGAATTATCACTCAGGCACACTATCCTACACAGAGCTGCGACAAAA GTTTGGACCGACAGAGGAATGTAG